One Rubrobacter naiadicus genomic region harbors:
- a CDS encoding GatB/YqeY domain-containing protein, whose product MSLVERIQQDVKRAMKAREMQKVRALRMLSAALKNAQVDSGGTLSEEEELAVLRRQLKQREEAAEAYRKAGREEQAAGEEYEAALVREYLPAPLSEEEMEGIVERAIEETGATGMKDMGRVMGRATALAGGRAEGRRLAELVRSRLQ is encoded by the coding sequence ATGAGCCTTGTGGAACGAATACAGCAGGACGTGAAGCGGGCCATGAAGGCCCGGGAGATGCAGAAGGTGCGGGCGCTCAGGATGCTGAGCGCCGCGCTTAAGAACGCGCAGGTCGACTCCGGCGGGACGCTCTCCGAAGAGGAGGAGCTCGCGGTGCTCCGCCGGCAGCTCAAGCAGCGCGAGGAGGCGGCCGAGGCGTACCGGAAGGCCGGGCGCGAGGAGCAGGCCGCGGGCGAGGAGTACGAGGCGGCTCTGGTGCGGGAGTACCTGCCGGCCCCGCTCTCCGAGGAGGAGATGGAGGGCATCGTGGAGCGGGCGATCGAGGAGACCGGCGCCACCGGCATGAAGGACATGGGCCGGGTGATGGGCCGGGCCACGGCGCTCGCCGGAGGAAGGGCCGAGGGGCGGCGCCTCGCCGAGCTGGTAAGGAGCCGCCTGCAGTAG
- the dnaJ gene encoding molecular chaperone DnaJ, with the protein MAGAKRDYYEVLGVPRGASEQEIKKAYRRLARKYHPDANPGDPEAEERFKELSEAYEVLSNPEARRAYDTYGHRVPRGAGAGGGYAGEDPFGGFQDIFEAFFGDRFGSDPFFGGRRREPSRGGDIEAEVTVSLREAAFGTGREVRVQTIKNCPVCGGAGGTKMRTCPTCGGAGAVRMVRESLLGQMVSTQTCSTCGGRGQIVEEECGRCRGSGRVSEVVRREIRIPPGIDDGMRLRVSGGGHAGEPGGAPGDLYVTVRVEQDPELMRDGDDLIHRLRINFVEAALGTEAEIPTLDGERTVRIEPGTQPGTAIRLRGEGMPRLHGRGRGDLKIVVDVMVPTNLTDEQRRLLERFEEASGEKTYDGTDGRDSFFERLRSVFR; encoded by the coding sequence GGTTCTGGGCGTGCCGCGCGGGGCCTCGGAGCAGGAGATAAAGAAGGCCTACCGCAGGCTGGCCCGCAAGTACCACCCCGACGCGAACCCCGGCGACCCGGAGGCCGAGGAGCGCTTCAAGGAGCTCTCGGAGGCCTACGAGGTGCTCTCCAACCCGGAGGCCCGCCGGGCGTACGACACCTACGGCCATCGGGTGCCGCGCGGCGCCGGGGCCGGCGGCGGGTACGCCGGGGAGGACCCCTTCGGCGGCTTCCAGGACATCTTCGAGGCGTTCTTCGGGGACCGCTTCGGCTCCGATCCGTTCTTCGGCGGGCGGCGCCGGGAGCCGAGCCGCGGCGGGGACATCGAGGCCGAGGTCACGGTCTCGCTGCGGGAGGCGGCCTTCGGTACCGGGCGCGAGGTCCGGGTGCAGACGATCAAGAACTGCCCGGTCTGCGGCGGCGCCGGGGGCACGAAGATGCGCACCTGCCCGACCTGCGGCGGGGCCGGGGCGGTGAGGATGGTGCGCGAGAGCCTCCTCGGCCAGATGGTCAGCACCCAGACCTGCTCCACCTGCGGCGGGCGGGGTCAGATCGTGGAGGAAGAGTGCGGGCGGTGCCGCGGCAGCGGCCGCGTCTCGGAGGTGGTGCGGCGCGAGATCCGGATCCCGCCCGGCATAGACGACGGGATGCGGCTGCGGGTCTCGGGCGGCGGGCACGCCGGGGAGCCCGGCGGGGCCCCCGGCGACCTCTACGTCACCGTCCGGGTGGAGCAGGACCCCGAGCTGATGCGCGACGGGGACGACCTCATCCACCGCCTGCGGATAAACTTCGTCGAGGCCGCGCTCGGCACCGAGGCCGAGATCCCCACGCTCGACGGGGAGCGTACGGTGCGCATCGAGCCCGGCACCCAGCCGGGCACCGCGATCCGGCTGCGCGGCGAGGGGATGCCGAGGCTGCACGGGAGGGGGCGGGGCGACCTGAAGATCGTCGTCGACGTCATGGTGCCGACGAACCTCACCGACGAGCAGCGCCGGCTCCTGGAGAGGTTCGAGGAGGCGAGCGGGGAGAAGACCTACGACGGCACCGACGGCCGGGACTCCTTCTTCGAGCGTCTGAGGAGCGTCTTCCGATAG
- a CDS encoding RsmE family RNA methyltransferase: MFLDSAAEVGTHLRLPREEAHHVFRVLRARRGDAIEVVDSRRRLFLATLLGEDRAEISEPLHAGEPARGVVRIYQAVPKGGHMDLLVEKATELGADEIVPVLSERVLVGAGAARRRLARWRRIAVSAARQSLQLRVPRVREPLRFPEAVREVRDGVLLHNVGRHAPIEWPVAKGGEANLFVGPEGGWSEEEVEAARRGGLTLASLGPYRLRSETAGVVAVARARAAMDLAGPSGGENGRS, encoded by the coding sequence ATCTTCCTCGACTCGGCGGCGGAGGTCGGGACGCACCTGAGGTTGCCGCGGGAGGAGGCGCACCACGTCTTCCGCGTCCTGCGCGCCCGGCGGGGGGACGCGATAGAGGTCGTGGACTCGAGGAGGCGCCTGTTTCTGGCCACGCTGCTCGGGGAGGACCGGGCCGAGATCTCCGAGCCGTTGCACGCCGGGGAGCCGGCGCGCGGGGTTGTCAGGATCTACCAGGCCGTCCCCAAGGGCGGCCACATGGACCTCCTCGTCGAGAAGGCGACCGAGCTCGGGGCCGACGAGATCGTGCCGGTCTTGAGCGAGCGGGTGCTCGTCGGGGCCGGGGCCGCCCGGCGCAGGCTCGCGCGGTGGCGCAGGATCGCCGTCTCCGCTGCCCGGCAGTCGCTCCAGCTGCGGGTGCCCCGGGTGCGGGAGCCGCTCCGGTTCCCGGAAGCGGTCCGGGAGGTAAGGGACGGCGTCCTCCTGCACAACGTCGGGAGGCATGCCCCCATCGAGTGGCCGGTCGCGAAGGGCGGCGAGGCGAACCTGTTCGTCGGCCCGGAGGGGGGATGGAGCGAGGAGGAGGTCGAGGCGGCGCGCCGGGGCGGGCTCACGCTCGCGAGCCTCGGGCCCTACCGGCTCAGGAGCGAGACCGCGGGCGTGGTCGCGGTGGCCCGGGCGCGGGCGGCGATGGACCTCGCCGGACCGTCCGGCGGCGAAAACGGGAGATCGTGA
- a CDS encoding PhoH family protein: protein MGGGTDIATESRIESKVIIPPQRLPEVLGQRDSVLRRVEELVGCEVIVMGNEILLRGAEAEVEEAASLFEGLVGLAEDGHQPTPETAERLHSMGAADAGRRVLGDVLLTNRGRRVVPKTRNQKAYTDAIRQGTITFGIGPAGTGKTYLAVALAVDALNRGEVSRIILTRPAVEAGESLGFLPGDMMAKVDPYFRPLYDALYEMMDPAKFRSHMERGVIEIAPLAFMRGRTLNDAFVILDEAQNTTPQQMKMFLTRLGFGSKMVITGDVTQVDLPKGRRSGLEDARRILEGVEGVSFVSLERSDIVRSDLVMRIVNAYERAQRENEG, encoded by the coding sequence ATGGGAGGTGGCACGGACATCGCAACGGAAAGCCGGATAGAGTCGAAGGTGATCATCCCGCCCCAGCGCCTCCCCGAGGTGCTGGGGCAGCGCGACTCGGTCCTGCGCAGGGTCGAGGAGCTCGTCGGCTGCGAGGTCATAGTCATGGGCAACGAGATCCTGCTGCGCGGCGCCGAGGCCGAGGTGGAGGAGGCGGCCTCGCTCTTCGAGGGTCTCGTCGGGCTCGCCGAGGACGGTCACCAGCCCACCCCGGAGACCGCGGAGCGCCTCCACAGCATGGGCGCCGCAGACGCCGGAAGGAGGGTGCTCGGCGACGTCCTGCTCACCAACCGGGGTCGCCGGGTGGTCCCCAAGACCCGCAACCAGAAGGCCTACACCGACGCGATAAGGCAGGGTACGATCACCTTCGGCATAGGGCCCGCCGGGACGGGGAAGACCTACCTGGCGGTGGCGCTCGCGGTGGACGCGCTCAACCGGGGTGAGGTCTCGCGGATCATCCTGACCCGCCCGGCCGTGGAGGCCGGCGAATCGCTCGGCTTCCTGCCCGGGGACATGATGGCCAAGGTCGACCCGTACTTCAGGCCCCTCTACGACGCGCTCTACGAGATGATGGACCCGGCGAAGTTCCGCTCGCACATGGAGCGCGGCGTGATCGAGATCGCCCCGCTCGCCTTCATGCGCGGGCGCACCCTCAACGACGCCTTCGTGATCCTCGACGAGGCGCAGAACACCACCCCGCAGCAGATGAAGATGTTCCTGACGCGCCTGGGGTTCGGCTCGAAGATGGTCATCACGGGGGACGTCACCCAGGTGGACCTGCCGAAGGGCCGCAGGAGCGGGCTCGAGGACGCCCGCAGGATCCTGGAGGGCGTGGAGGGGGTTTCGTTCGTCTCTCTCGAAAGGAGCGATATCGTGCGCAGCGACCTGGTGATGCGTATCGTCAACGCTTACGAGCGGGCTCAGCGGGAGAACGAGGGCTAG
- a CDS encoding HD family phosphohydrolase has translation MRPFGGRARGRARAATPRRTDALHRPPGAVERFMARIERTPRRRLYVILAVVTWLCLTLLVGMDTRPIASLGLGTSVQDYHLGSVAKSDVYAQRSVTYEDPVRTEAARQQAAASVQPVYRLDDKVPSEVEAKARGFFEQVGEIRSSHVSEDRKVSKVLDAAPFYLPRSAARSLVSVSGSDLRRVERDTLQNLSDLYRATAVAGSNLQETSPSVITLSDARLRLSQAAGHETPGEVRSLVSILSRDFLQPNYVVDNAATEKARRQAASRVRPVTSSVQQGELVLSRGEVVDREKLAELKALGKADSTKPWTALLGVALVVSAEMGVAWYFLERFRRRILKTKAATRLVLASALTILFTAVARAFVYFSLNPYLIPLAGFSILGTILLGPRLMFLLVVICSVNFGIIGQNDDLLTATLMLSSGFAVYTVVRADSRMDLLRAGLFVAVVMAVVTFAVSLIGGAGLHVALRQGGYGLGNGFLSLMIAMVMLPLLESTFNFLTPMRLLELSDPGHPLLQQLLRRAPGTFSHSMQVGNLAENAAERIEANALLARVGSYYHDIGKIEHPLYFIENQIGRSNPHENLSPTLSAKILRRHVKDGIELARSWGLPEEIVEIIAQHHGTTRIEYFYRKALEESQRSGEAVNESDFRYHGGLPRSKEAGIVMLADSVEATVRSLEKPTPKRIEDIVNQHINSKLNDGQFDRCELTVREIHEVGDAILEAMIGFLGPRIEYPEALPPGKPKPEPTKYSK, from the coding sequence ATGAGGCCTTTCGGAGGCAGAGCGCGCGGCCGCGCACGGGCCGCCACCCCGAGGCGCACGGACGCCCTCCACCGGCCGCCGGGCGCCGTCGAACGGTTCATGGCCCGCATCGAGAGGACGCCGAGGCGGCGTCTGTACGTCATACTCGCCGTCGTGACCTGGCTCTGCCTGACCCTGCTCGTCGGGATGGACACCAGACCGATAGCCTCGCTCGGGCTCGGGACCTCGGTGCAGGACTACCACCTGGGGAGCGTCGCCAAAAGCGACGTCTACGCGCAGCGCAGCGTGACCTACGAGGACCCCGTGCGCACCGAGGCCGCGCGCCAGCAGGCCGCCGCCAGCGTGCAGCCGGTCTACCGCCTGGACGACAAGGTGCCGAGCGAGGTGGAGGCCAAGGCGAGGGGGTTCTTCGAGCAGGTCGGTGAGATCCGCTCCTCGCACGTCTCCGAGGACCGCAAGGTCTCGAAGGTGCTGGACGCCGCGCCGTTCTACCTCCCGCGCAGCGCGGCGCGCTCCCTGGTCTCCGTGAGCGGGAGCGACCTGCGGCGGGTCGAGAGGGACACCCTGCAGAACCTCTCGGACCTCTACCGCGCGACGGCCGTCGCGGGCAGCAACCTGCAGGAGACGTCTCCTTCGGTCATAACCCTCTCCGATGCCCGCCTGAGGCTCTCGCAGGCGGCGGGCCACGAGACGCCGGGGGAGGTGAGGTCGCTGGTGAGCATCCTGAGCCGGGATTTTTTGCAGCCGAACTACGTCGTCGACAACGCCGCGACGGAGAAGGCCCGCCGGCAGGCGGCCTCCAGGGTCAGGCCGGTGACGTCCAGCGTGCAGCAGGGTGAGCTGGTGCTCTCGCGCGGGGAGGTCGTGGACCGGGAGAAGCTGGCGGAGCTGAAGGCGCTGGGCAAGGCCGACAGCACCAAGCCCTGGACCGCGTTGCTCGGGGTGGCGCTCGTGGTCTCGGCCGAGATGGGGGTCGCCTGGTACTTCCTGGAGCGCTTCAGGCGGCGCATCCTCAAAACCAAGGCGGCGACCCGGCTGGTTCTGGCCTCGGCGCTCACGATCCTCTTCACCGCCGTCGCGCGGGCCTTCGTGTACTTCTCGCTCAACCCGTACCTGATCCCGCTCGCGGGCTTCTCGATCCTGGGGACCATCCTCCTGGGCCCCCGCCTGATGTTCCTCCTCGTCGTCATCTGCAGCGTGAACTTCGGGATAATCGGGCAGAACGACGACCTGCTCACCGCGACTTTGATGCTCTCCTCGGGGTTCGCCGTCTACACCGTGGTGCGGGCGGATTCGCGGATGGATTTGCTGCGGGCCGGGCTGTTCGTGGCGGTGGTGATGGCCGTGGTGACCTTCGCGGTCTCCCTCATCGGGGGGGCGGGGCTGCACGTGGCGCTGCGGCAGGGCGGCTACGGGCTCGGCAACGGCTTCCTCTCGCTCATGATCGCGATGGTCATGCTGCCGCTCCTGGAGAGCACCTTTAATTTCCTGACCCCGATGCGCCTCCTCGAGCTCTCGGACCCGGGACACCCACTCCTGCAGCAGCTCCTGCGCCGGGCGCCCGGGACGTTCAGCCACTCGATGCAGGTGGGGAACCTGGCTGAGAACGCGGCCGAACGGATAGAGGCCAACGCTCTCCTGGCCCGCGTTGGCTCCTACTACCACGACATCGGGAAGATCGAACACCCCCTCTACTTCATAGAGAACCAGATCGGACGCTCCAACCCGCACGAGAACCTCTCCCCGACGCTCTCGGCCAAGATCCTGCGCCGCCACGTCAAGGACGGGATAGAGCTGGCCCGCAGCTGGGGATTGCCAGAGGAGATCGTCGAGATAATAGCCCAGCACCACGGTACGACCCGTATCGAGTACTTCTACCGCAAGGCCCTGGAAGAGAGCCAGAGGAGCGGCGAGGCCGTCAACGAGTCGGACTTCCGCTACCACGGCGGCCTGCCCCGCAGCAAGGAGGCCGGGATAGTGATGCTCGCCGACTCCGTGGAGGCGACCGTCCGCTCCCTCGAAAAACCCACCCCCAAGCGTATCGAGGACATCGTCAACCAGCACATAAACTCCAAGCTCAACGACGGACAGTTCGACCGCTGCGAGCTGACCGTGCGCGAGATCCACGAGGTCGGCGACGCCATCCTCGAAGCCATGATCGGCTTCCTCGGCCCCCGCATCGAATACCCGGAGGCCCTGCCACCGGGTAAACCTAAACCTGAACCTACGAAATATAGTAAATGA